A genomic segment from Actinomyces lilanjuaniae encodes:
- a CDS encoding DUF2550 family protein, protein MMAHTWAVLAVATLVVVLLCAAGFLVRVRHLAGQVGSFECAWRVKEGTRWFSGVASFRSESLEWYRLMSLSPRPSRSFARIDLEVEGARRRRAQGRVVEVRCRDALGSFDLAMMEDSYAALVAWVEAAAPQQPRLF, encoded by the coding sequence ATGATGGCGCACACGTGGGCAGTCCTGGCGGTCGCCACCCTGGTCGTCGTGCTGCTGTGTGCTGCTGGCTTCCTGGTGCGCGTGCGCCACCTGGCGGGGCAGGTCGGCTCCTTCGAGTGCGCCTGGCGGGTGAAGGAAGGCACCCGATGGTTCAGCGGGGTGGCATCCTTCCGCAGCGAGTCCCTGGAGTGGTACCGGCTCATGTCCCTGTCCCCGCGTCCCTCACGCTCCTTTGCACGGATCGACCTGGAGGTGGAGGGTGCCCGCCGCCGCCGGGCGCAGGGACGTGTGGTGGAGGTACGCTGTCGTGACGCGCTGGGCAGCTTTGACCTGGCGATGATGGAGGACTCCTATGCGGCACTGGTGGCCTGGGTGGAGGCTGCCGCACCCCAGCAGCCCCGCCTGTTCTGA
- a CDS encoding F0F1 ATP synthase subunit epsilon, which translates to MALGALSIEVVSPSGHLWSGDAAQLSVPLVDGEMGVLPGRQPILAVIGSGLVRITTHRDSGDDGRDSSPGDASGDGSLVLIRVTGGFCSVDHDTVTIAADEATMEGTAEDRASRAGGGSPEENRV; encoded by the coding sequence ATGGCACTGGGGGCGCTGAGCATCGAGGTGGTCTCACCCTCCGGCCACCTGTGGTCTGGCGACGCTGCGCAGCTGTCTGTCCCGTTGGTCGACGGTGAGATGGGCGTCCTGCCGGGGCGGCAGCCGATCCTGGCCGTGATCGGCTCCGGGCTGGTGCGGATCACGACCCACCGAGACAGCGGTGACGACGGTCGGGACAGCAGCCCGGGTGACGCGTCGGGTGACGGTTCGCTGGTACTGATCAGGGTCACGGGCGGTTTCTGCTCGGTGGACCACGACACCGTCACTATCGCCGCAGACGAGGCGACCATGGAGGGGACGGCTGAGGACCGTGCCTCCCGCGCTGGCGGCGGCTCCCCAGAGGAGAACAGGGTCTGA
- the atpD gene encoding F0F1 ATP synthase subunit beta, which yields MADTTTPGTGRIVRIIGAVVDVEFPPEAVPAMYNALHVTVQATSEGEESHEITLEVAQHLGDNVVRTISLKPTDGLVRGTEVRDTGAPISVPVGEVTKGRVFNVTGEVLNLAPGESLEVTERWPIHRQPPAFDQLESKEQMFETGIKVIDLLTPYVQGGKIGLFGGAGVGKTVLIQEMIQRVAQNHGGVSVFAGVGERTREGNDLIVEMEEAGVFDKTALVFGQMDEPPGTRLRVALSALTMAEYFRDVQNQDVLLFIDNIFRFTQAGSEVSTLLGRMPSAVGYQPNLADEMGQLQERITSAGGHSITSLQAIYVPADDYTDPAPATTFAHLDATTELSREIASRGIYPAVDPLASTSRLLAPGYVGTEHYGVATRVKSILQKNKELQDIIAILGVDELGEEDKVTVARARRIEQFLSQNTYMAEKFTGVPGSTVPLAETIEAFRRICDGDYDHLPEQAFFNIGGIEDLERRAAELQD from the coding sequence ATGGCTGACACCACCACCCCCGGTACGGGACGCATCGTCCGCATCATCGGCGCCGTCGTCGATGTCGAGTTCCCGCCTGAGGCCGTCCCCGCGATGTACAACGCCCTGCACGTAACCGTCCAGGCCACCAGCGAGGGCGAGGAGTCTCACGAGATCACCCTGGAGGTCGCCCAGCACCTGGGTGACAACGTCGTGCGGACCATCTCCCTCAAGCCCACCGACGGCCTGGTGCGTGGCACCGAGGTCCGTGACACGGGTGCGCCGATCTCCGTGCCCGTGGGCGAAGTGACTAAGGGCCGTGTCTTCAACGTCACCGGGGAGGTCCTCAACCTTGCCCCCGGCGAGTCCCTGGAGGTCACCGAGCGCTGGCCTATCCACCGCCAGCCCCCGGCGTTTGACCAGCTGGAGTCCAAGGAGCAGATGTTCGAGACCGGCATCAAGGTCATCGACCTGCTCACTCCCTACGTGCAGGGAGGCAAGATCGGCCTGTTCGGCGGTGCCGGGGTAGGCAAGACCGTCCTCATCCAGGAGATGATCCAGCGCGTGGCCCAGAACCACGGCGGCGTCTCGGTCTTCGCCGGAGTGGGTGAGCGCACCCGTGAGGGTAACGACCTCATCGTGGAGATGGAGGAGGCCGGGGTCTTTGACAAGACTGCCCTGGTCTTCGGCCAGATGGACGAGCCCCCGGGCACGCGTCTGCGGGTGGCGCTGTCCGCTCTGACCATGGCGGAGTACTTCCGCGATGTCCAGAACCAGGACGTCCTGCTGTTCATTGACAACATCTTCCGCTTCACCCAGGCGGGCTCGGAGGTCTCCACGCTGCTGGGCCGCATGCCATCCGCAGTGGGCTACCAGCCCAACCTGGCCGACGAGATGGGCCAGCTCCAGGAGCGGATCACCTCGGCAGGCGGGCACTCCATCACCTCGCTGCAGGCCATCTACGTCCCTGCCGACGACTACACCGACCCTGCTCCGGCCACGACCTTTGCCCACCTGGACGCCACGACCGAGCTCAGTCGGGAGATCGCCTCGCGCGGCATCTACCCTGCGGTGGACCCGTTGGCCTCAACCTCGCGACTGCTCGCTCCCGGCTACGTGGGTACCGAGCACTACGGCGTGGCCACCCGGGTCAAGTCCATCCTGCAGAAGAACAAGGAGCTGCAGGACATTATCGCGATCCTGGGCGTGGACGAGCTGGGCGAGGAGGACAAGGTCACCGTGGCCCGGGCACGGCGCATCGAGCAGTTCCTGTCGCAGAACACCTACATGGCGGAGAAGTTCACCGGTGTGCCTGGCTCCACTGTCCCCCTGGCGGAGACCATTGAGGCCTTCCGGCGAATCTGTGACGGTGACTACGACCACCTGCCGGAGCAGGCCTTCTTCAACATCGGCGGTATCGAGGACCTAGAGCGCCGGGCCGCTGAGCTGCAGGACTGA
- the atpA gene encoding F0F1 ATP synthase subunit alpha: MAELTIRPEEIRSALAEFAASYRPAQVAAEEVGHVVFAADGIAHVEGLPGVMANELLTFEDGTAGLAMNLEERRIGVVVLGGFDGIDEGQVVRRTGEVLSVPVGDAFLGRVVDPLGRPIDGLGEIAAQTRRALELQAPGVMARKSVHEPLQTGLKAIDSMIPVGRGQRQLIIGDRQTGKTAIALDTILNQKAAWQTGDPAQQVRCIYVATGQKGSTIASVRATLEEHGALEYTTIVASPASDPAGFKYLSPYTGSAIGQHWMYQGRHVLIVFDDLSKQAEAYRAVSLLLRRPPGREAYPGDVFYLHSRLLERCAKLSDDLGAGSMTGLPLIETKANDVSAYIPTNVISITDGQIFLQSDLFNADQRPAVDVGISVSRVGGAAQVKAMKKVAGTLKITLAQYRSMQAFAMFASDLDATTRAQLTRGERLMELLKQPQHTPYPVEEQVASVWTGTNGYLDDLEVSEVLPFEASLLDHLRRRTTVLETIRTTGDLDTETEEALRQAVESFRTSYVADGRVLGAQAADPQAPSPAERTHERLVVRRD, encoded by the coding sequence ATGGCAGAGCTGACCATCAGGCCCGAGGAGATCCGCTCGGCCCTTGCCGAGTTCGCCGCGTCCTACAGGCCCGCGCAGGTGGCCGCGGAGGAGGTCGGGCACGTCGTCTTCGCCGCCGACGGGATCGCGCATGTCGAGGGCCTGCCCGGAGTCATGGCCAACGAGCTGCTGACCTTCGAGGACGGGACCGCCGGGCTGGCCATGAACCTGGAGGAGCGCCGGATCGGCGTAGTCGTCCTGGGCGGCTTCGACGGTATCGATGAGGGCCAGGTAGTGCGTCGCACCGGCGAGGTGCTCTCCGTGCCGGTAGGTGACGCCTTCCTGGGGCGCGTGGTTGACCCCCTGGGTCGGCCTATCGACGGGCTGGGTGAGATTGCCGCGCAGACCCGGCGTGCCCTGGAGCTCCAGGCGCCCGGCGTCATGGCCCGCAAGTCCGTCCACGAGCCGCTCCAGACCGGCCTGAAGGCCATTGACTCGATGATCCCTGTCGGTCGTGGCCAGCGCCAGCTTATCATCGGTGACCGCCAGACCGGCAAGACGGCCATTGCCCTGGACACCATCCTCAACCAGAAGGCGGCCTGGCAGACCGGTGACCCCGCCCAGCAGGTGCGCTGCATCTACGTGGCCACCGGGCAGAAGGGCTCCACCATCGCCTCCGTGCGCGCCACCCTGGAGGAGCACGGCGCCCTGGAGTACACCACCATCGTCGCCTCTCCGGCCTCCGACCCGGCGGGCTTCAAGTACCTCTCCCCCTACACCGGGTCGGCCATCGGCCAGCACTGGATGTACCAGGGCAGGCACGTGCTCATCGTCTTCGACGACCTGTCCAAGCAGGCGGAAGCCTACCGGGCCGTGTCCCTGCTGCTGCGCCGCCCCCCGGGCCGCGAGGCCTATCCCGGTGACGTCTTCTACCTCCACTCCCGCCTGCTGGAGCGCTGCGCCAAGCTCTCCGACGATCTTGGCGCCGGTTCGATGACTGGCCTGCCGCTCATCGAGACCAAGGCCAACGACGTCTCTGCCTACATCCCCACCAACGTCATCTCCATCACCGACGGGCAGATCTTCCTCCAGTCCGACCTGTTCAATGCTGACCAGCGCCCTGCCGTGGACGTGGGCATCTCCGTGTCGCGAGTGGGGGGTGCGGCGCAGGTGAAGGCCATGAAGAAGGTAGCGGGAACCCTCAAGATCACCCTGGCGCAGTACCGCTCTATGCAGGCCTTTGCCATGTTCGCCTCCGACCTGGACGCCACCACCCGGGCCCAGCTCACCCGTGGGGAGCGCCTCATGGAGCTGCTCAAGCAGCCCCAGCACACGCCCTACCCCGTCGAGGAGCAGGTGGCTTCGGTGTGGACAGGGACCAACGGCTACCTGGACGACCTGGAGGTCTCCGAGGTCCTCCCCTTTGAGGCCTCCCTCCTGGACCACCTGCGACGCCGTACCACGGTGCTGGAGACGATCCGCACCACGGGTGACCTGGATACGGAGACTGAGGAGGCACTGCGCCAGGCGGTGGAGTCCTTCCGCACCTCCTACGTCGCCGACGGACGGGTGCTCGGTGCTCAGGCTGCTGACCCGCAGGCACCCAGCCCCGCCGAGCGTACCCACGAGCGGCTCGTGGTCAGGAGGGACTGA
- a CDS encoding F0F1 ATP synthase subunit B, translating to MLSVVIPAAAGEEVGGVSFLLPPLYEVFWAAVTLLVILLLVGRYGLPRIYAALDERAARIQEGLDLADKARQQQADAQQQAAQLVEEARHEAARIREDAQGQAREILAQARREAQTEAVAIHEAAQRQIMADTQAAQISLRTDVGLLASSLAEQIVGEQLRDTDLSARVIDRFMDELDTLGPIGGVDDGAAAEELR from the coding sequence ATGCTTTCCGTGGTCATCCCGGCTGCCGCCGGGGAGGAGGTCGGAGGCGTATCCTTCCTGCTTCCCCCGTTGTACGAGGTCTTCTGGGCGGCCGTCACCCTCCTGGTGATCCTCCTCCTGGTGGGCAGGTACGGTCTCCCCCGGATCTACGCCGCCCTCGACGAGCGCGCGGCGCGCATCCAGGAGGGGCTGGACCTGGCTGACAAGGCCAGGCAGCAGCAGGCTGACGCGCAACAGCAGGCTGCTCAGCTGGTGGAGGAGGCGCGCCACGAGGCTGCCAGGATCCGTGAGGACGCGCAGGGTCAGGCCAGGGAGATCCTCGCCCAGGCGCGTCGCGAGGCCCAGACGGAGGCGGTCGCTATCCACGAGGCGGCCCAGCGGCAGATCATGGCTGACACGCAGGCGGCCCAGATCTCCCTGCGTACCGACGTCGGCCTGCTCGCCTCCTCGTTGGCTGAGCAGATCGTCGGCGAGCAGCTGCGCGACACCGACCTGTCGGCCCGCGTCATCGACCGTTTCATGGATGAGCTTGACACGCTCGGCCCCATCGGCGGCGTTGACGACGGCGCTGCCGCCGAGGAGCTGCGGTGA
- the atpE gene encoding ATP synthase F0 subunit C, translating to MTSVALAYVGYGLATLGPGIGIGLLVGKTQEATARQPEVAGRLFTNMIIGAGMVEALGLIGFVLPLVVS from the coding sequence ATGACGTCTGTCGCACTCGCCTACGTCGGCTACGGACTGGCCACGCTGGGCCCCGGCATCGGTATCGGCCTGCTCGTGGGCAAGACCCAGGAGGCCACTGCCCGTCAGCCGGAGGTCGCCGGCCGCCTGTTCACCAACATGATCATCGGTGCGGGCATGGTGGAGGCGCTCGGTCTGATCGGCTTCGTCCTGCCGCTCGTCGTCAGCTGA
- the atpB gene encoding F0F1 ATP synthase subunit A produces MLVGLLVVVIAVTAVPAFTEHPHQPGVTDFFPQTFLGEGTLLEVNRLVLVRLVMAAALCLLVAAAASGTRRVPGHGRALLEVVAEFLRSNVALPMLGPGRGRRFAPFLAALFLGVLAMNLAGIIPGLNIAASAVVAVPLVFALATYVTFIGAGVRAQGLGRFLSSQLFPPGLPRPMYLLITPIEFLSTFIVRPATLTLRLLCNMVAGHLLLAMTYFGTTTLLLHLQATSVLSVLTGVSMVVMTLFEVFVAVLQAYIFTILSAVYIRLSVEAH; encoded by the coding sequence ATGCTGGTCGGGCTGCTTGTCGTCGTGATTGCCGTGACGGCCGTCCCGGCCTTTACCGAGCACCCCCACCAGCCGGGGGTCACCGACTTCTTCCCGCAGACCTTCCTTGGTGAGGGAACGCTCCTGGAGGTCAACCGGCTGGTCCTGGTCAGGCTCGTCATGGCTGCTGCGCTGTGCCTGCTGGTGGCTGCGGCAGCATCCGGCACCAGGCGGGTGCCGGGCCACGGGCGGGCGCTCCTGGAGGTGGTAGCGGAGTTCCTGCGCTCCAACGTTGCGCTGCCCATGCTGGGGCCTGGCAGGGGGCGCCGCTTCGCCCCCTTTCTCGCGGCCCTCTTCCTCGGTGTCCTGGCGATGAACCTGGCTGGGATCATCCCGGGACTCAACATCGCCGCCTCTGCGGTCGTCGCGGTTCCCCTGGTGTTCGCACTGGCCACCTATGTCACCTTTATCGGCGCTGGCGTGCGGGCGCAGGGGCTGGGTAGGTTCCTGTCCTCCCAGCTCTTCCCTCCCGGGCTGCCCAGGCCTATGTACCTGCTTATCACCCCGATCGAGTTCCTCTCCACCTTCATCGTGAGACCGGCCACCCTCACGCTGCGTCTGCTGTGCAACATGGTCGCGGGACACCTGCTGCTGGCCATGACCTATTTCGGGACGACGACCCTCTTGCTCCACCTCCAGGCAACGTCGGTCCTGAGCGTTCTGACAGGAGTGTCCATGGTGGTGATGACCCTGTTCGAGGTCTTTGTCGCTGTCCTGCAGGCCTATATCTTCACCATCCTCAGTGCCGTCTACATCAGGCTGTCTGTCGAGGCCCACTGA
- a CDS encoding MraY family glycosyltransferase: protein MRVYLLVLLVAAAGTYVMVPVVRHVALVSNALTPVRARDVHSTPIPRLGGVAMFVGLLLAVTVASRIPYLSNVIDSSAWAVVLGAGLVCLLGVIDDLWELDWATKLAGQVLASGVMAWQGVQLLTFPIGGLTIGSSRLSLVSTVLVVLVAINAVNWMDGLDGLAAGIVGIGATAFFLYVYVLTRATSPESYTSLAATVVAALIGVCVGFLPYNFNPATIFMGDSGSMQLGLVSAASTIIVTGQIDPGSFEGSRAVPVFLPILLPLVVLLLPVVDMVRLILRRVLAGNSPFHADRMHMHHRLLAAGHSHRRAVLVMYVWAAAASFPVAAMGFLPLWWVLAGTLVGVVAALVATVDMMPGVRSMVARHTGARHVRVVSSRLVSGTGEVSLPASGQAPQGTAAGAEGCTGASVALAHGSQAVQPQMPPQAQQDPQHVGRH from the coding sequence GTGAGGGTCTACCTGCTCGTCCTCCTCGTGGCGGCTGCGGGAACCTACGTGATGGTCCCCGTGGTGCGCCACGTCGCCCTGGTGAGCAACGCACTCACCCCGGTGCGTGCCCGTGACGTCCACTCCACGCCCATCCCGCGCCTGGGCGGCGTGGCCATGTTCGTCGGCCTTCTGCTGGCGGTCACCGTGGCCTCCAGGATCCCCTACCTCTCCAATGTCATCGACTCCTCGGCGTGGGCCGTGGTCCTGGGAGCCGGGCTGGTGTGCCTCCTGGGGGTGATTGACGACCTGTGGGAGCTGGACTGGGCGACCAAGCTGGCGGGACAGGTGCTGGCCTCCGGGGTCATGGCCTGGCAGGGGGTCCAGCTGCTCACCTTTCCCATCGGCGGGCTGACGATCGGCTCCTCACGCCTGTCACTGGTATCCACGGTCCTGGTCGTCCTGGTGGCCATCAACGCCGTGAACTGGATGGACGGGCTGGACGGGCTGGCCGCGGGGATCGTCGGCATTGGCGCCACCGCATTCTTCCTCTATGTCTACGTGCTGACCCGCGCTACCAGCCCGGAGTCCTACACCTCCCTGGCAGCCACCGTCGTGGCGGCACTCATCGGCGTGTGCGTGGGCTTCCTTCCCTACAACTTCAACCCGGCGACAATCTTCATGGGCGACTCCGGGTCCATGCAGCTGGGCCTGGTCTCGGCCGCCTCGACCATCATCGTGACCGGTCAGATCGACCCGGGCAGCTTCGAGGGCTCCCGGGCGGTGCCCGTATTCCTGCCGATTCTCCTGCCTCTGGTCGTCCTGCTGCTTCCCGTGGTGGACATGGTCAGGCTCATACTCCGTCGTGTCCTGGCCGGGAACAGCCCCTTCCACGCCGACCGGATGCACATGCACCACCGGCTGCTGGCTGCCGGCCACTCCCACCGCCGTGCGGTGCTGGTGATGTACGTGTGGGCCGCTGCTGCCTCCTTCCCGGTGGCGGCGATGGGCTTCCTGCCCCTGTGGTGGGTCCTGGCCGGTACCCTGGTGGGCGTCGTTGCGGCGCTTGTGGCCACGGTAGACATGATGCCGGGGGTACGTAGCATGGTGGCGCGGCACACGGGCGCCCGACACGTCCGGGTGGTCTCCTCCCGGCTGGTGTCAGGAACGGGTGAGGTCTCGCTTCCCGCCAGCGGCCAGGCTCCCCAGGGTACTGCGGCAGGTGCTGAGGGATGTACGGGGGCATCTGTGGCGTTGGCTCACGGGTCGCAGGCCGTGCAGCCTCAGATGCCGCCGCAGGCGCAGCAGGACCCCCAACACGTAGGGAGGCACTAG